ACGCAGTGCTCCTGTGATTCTTGAACGAGCTGCATTCCACTATGATCCGGCAATTGATTATTGTGCCGACAAATCGGTAACAATTGGGGAAATGAAAACaatttgtaaatattgtaagGCGTTAAAATACACTGGTGAATCTACTGGATTATGTTGTGCTAAAGGCAAAGTAAAATTGCCACAATTGGTCCCACCACCAGATCCTTTACGCTCTTTAGTTTCTGGGATTAGAAATGATTCTAAGCACTTCTTGACCAACATTCAGAAATATAACAACTGTTTCCAGATGACATCATTTGGTGCTACACATATTATACAAGACAATTTCATGCCCACTTTCAAGGTATTatataagaatatttttttatattattcaagTTTGTACTATATCGGAAATAATTAAtggacaaattttaaaaaattacagATTCAAGGACAAATTTATCACTTACTGGGAACTCTGTTACCACTACCTGATGCAGATcatcaatttttacaaatttattttatgagAAATTCAGATGCGGAAATTAATAATCGTTGTGCTCACAATCCTACAGTGAAGAAAACCATTGTCCAACAATTACAAATGTTTCTTCATCAGTATAACAATTTAGTAAACATGTTCAAAATAGCATTGGAGCGGATGCCATCTGATAGCCATAATATTATTATTCGAGCTGACAAAACACCTGCCGGTGAACACACAAGGAGGTTCAATTCACCTACCATTGATGAAGTGGCTGTTGTCATTGTGGGAGAAAATTTACAATCTAGAGATATTGTGCTTCATAGTCGGAATAGTGATTTAAAACGTGTATCTGAAACACACAGGAGTTATGATGCACTACAATATCCTTTGATCTTCTGGAAGGGGGAAGATGGATACCATTTTAATATCAAAATGGTAAATCAAGTAACAGGTAAATGAATTGAACaagattaaataatatttttaaattcaattcatCTAAGTAACAATTTAAACATTTATCATTTTTGATTGCAGGTGCTGAAACCAACAAAAAAGTTAGTGCTATGAATTTCTATTCATACAGACTCATGATCCGTCAAGGTGAAGTAAATAATATTTTGATGTGTCAACGACTTTTTCATCAGTTCAAATTGAGACTGAACGATTGACATACATCTGTTTGAACCAACGACGGCTACGGTCAGAGGAATACATCCATCTCCGCGATGCTATAAATGCTGATGGCAATGTGAATAATGTAGGAAGAATGACAATTTTGCCAGCTACTTATATAGGAAGCCCACGCCACATGCATGAATATGCTCAggatgctatgtcatatgttaGGCATTATGGCCGCCCAGACTTATTTGTTACATTCACATGTAACCCAAAATGGTCCGAAATCGAGAAGGAATTACTACATAGCCAAACACCAGTTGAAAGACATGACATAACTGCCAgagttttaaacaaaaattaaaatctcTCATGAATTTCTTAATAAAGCATTGTGTGTATGGCCGAGTCCGTTGTTGGATGTACTCTGTAGAATGGCAAAAGCGTGGATTGCCACATGCGCACATTTTAGTATGGTTAGTGGACAAAATAAGGCCCGATGAGGTTAATtccataatttcagctgaaaTTCCAGTTGAAATAGTTGACCCAAAATTACATGCAATAGTTACCAAACacatgatacatggaccttgCGGACATTTCAACTACAACTCACCCTCTATGGTCGACGGTAGGTGTTCCAAGCGATACCCAAGAGACCTGCTTGCTGAAACCATAACGGAAAATGATGGATACCCATTGTATCGTCGGCGATCAGTTGCGGACAGTGGGCGATCGGTAGCTGTGAAGGTAAGAGGACAAAATGTTGATGTAGACAATCGTTGGATTGTGCCATACTCGCCAATATTGTCCAAAGCTTTTGAGACTCACATcaatgtggaatattgtaattctgtgaagtcgataaagtacatatgtaaatatgttaataAAGGTAGTGATATGGCTGTCTTCGGTGTAACCAATGCAAATGATGAAATATCACAGTACCAGATGGGTCGCTATGTAAGTAGCAACGAAGCTATTTGGCGTATCTTTTCATTTGCGATCCATGAAAGACACCCTACAGTAGTCCATTTGGCAGTCCATTTAGaaaatggtcaacgagtttattttaATGAATCTAACGCGGCAGACAGGGCGGCACATCCACCGTCGACAACATTAACAAGTTTCTTTACAGTCTGTCAAACTGATGATTTTGCTCGCACTTTGCTGTATGCTGACATGCCACGCTATTACACATGGAACGCATCATCGAAATCGTTTCAGCGTCgaaaacaaggaacaccagttgaagGACATCCAAATGTATTTGCTTCAGATGCTCTTGGTCGCATCTACACAGTACATCTAAATAACGATGAATGTTATTATT
The Eurosta solidaginis isolate ZX-2024a chromosome 5, ASM4086904v1, whole genome shotgun sequence DNA segment above includes these coding regions:
- the LOC137254312 gene encoding uncharacterized protein; translated protein: MIHGPCGHFNYNSPSMVDGRCSKRYPRDLLAETITENDGYPLYRRRSVADSGRSVAVKVRGQNVDVDNRWIVPYSPILSKAFETHINVEYCNSVKSIKYICKYVNKGSDMAVFGVTNANDEISQYQMGRYVSSNEAIWRIFSFAIHERHPTVVHLAVHLENGQRVYFNESNAADRAAHPPSTTLTSFFTVCQTDDFARTLLYADMPRYYTWNASSKSFQRRKQGTPVEGHPNVFASDALGRIYTVHLNNDECYYLRLLLVNVRSDIV